The following are from one region of the Sphingobium sp. TKS genome:
- a CDS encoding TonB-dependent receptor → MGFGKTGFLIGAATALVAISPHVLAQDSEKRSYDLPAQDLKYALRAVARKDGYQLIADSRALRGKQAKALKGAYTVSEAVSLLVEGSDLIAEVRNGSIFVRGRGEPSREAINGTAENNIIVTGSRIRGGASASPVMTRTQDDIRTAGLSNLGDFARSLPQSFAGGQNPGVTVGVGGISNENVSSASSLNLRGLGPDATLTLLNGRRIAYNGVAQAIDISSIPLGAVDRVEIITDGASAVYGSDAVAGVANIILKRSYDGMEASARLGAATDGGDEQQQYSVVAGKTGRNLGFMFTYSYDRSTAIKAGDRSFTNNAFPNTTILPAMRQHSIVATGYWEPTDHLTISTDALFSNRHSITIQPLISNDYRDRGYRRTPRNQSWSISPKIEWKLPADWLATFMGTAAQDKLEINSRLYTAGLLNFASVGSYTNKSRILEMNLEGALVDLPAGDLRLALGGGYRSNRLIADLQTERATGTTPTVQFSKNRSSYYLFGEAAIPIVAPEQDIDFIHALSLSAAARYESYSGGMGHVTTPKLGLVYAPSKDINLKFSWGRSFKTPTLYQQFLDYTAQLVPISDFGGSAYPASATALYISGGNADLRPERATTMAATFEIHPAALPGLKMSTSLFHIRYKNRIATPIASTTGLLSNPAYQSLVNLSPTEALIEAFISGSPTGLTNLTDAPFNIDNVAAIVDSRYVNIAQQTAKGIDLDISYSVRLAAGDMIHLTGNLTYLESRRKVTPVSAAVDTAGTLFFPPHWRARGGADWSHGGFSLGIFGNYIGGIKDQRLMAASSIDGMTTVDMSARYRTSDDSGILNGIEISAAALNIFNDKPDRIQTTARYYPTFDSTNYSAMGRFISLTVTKRFQ, encoded by the coding sequence ATGGGTTTCGGCAAGACGGGATTTCTGATTGGCGCAGCGACCGCCCTGGTCGCGATAAGTCCGCATGTCCTGGCTCAGGACAGCGAAAAGCGATCCTATGATCTTCCGGCGCAGGATCTGAAATATGCGCTTCGTGCCGTTGCCCGCAAGGACGGCTATCAACTGATAGCGGATTCAAGAGCACTTCGGGGCAAGCAGGCAAAAGCCCTCAAGGGCGCCTATACAGTCAGCGAGGCTGTCAGCCTCCTTGTCGAGGGCAGCGACCTCATAGCGGAAGTCCGCAACGGTTCGATCTTCGTTCGGGGGCGAGGCGAACCATCGCGGGAGGCGATAAACGGCACGGCGGAAAATAATATCATCGTCACCGGGTCGCGCATTCGCGGTGGCGCAAGCGCGTCGCCCGTGATGACCAGGACACAGGATGATATTCGCACAGCCGGACTTTCCAATCTCGGCGATTTCGCCCGCAGCCTGCCTCAAAGCTTTGCCGGCGGGCAAAATCCCGGGGTCACGGTCGGCGTGGGAGGTATCAGTAACGAGAATGTAAGCTCCGCTTCCAGCCTCAATCTTCGCGGACTTGGTCCCGATGCCACGCTGACACTACTGAATGGCCGACGCATCGCCTATAATGGCGTGGCGCAGGCCATCGATATTTCCTCCATTCCCCTGGGCGCGGTCGATCGCGTGGAAATCATCACCGATGGTGCTTCTGCCGTTTACGGTTCGGACGCGGTCGCTGGCGTCGCCAATATCATCCTCAAGCGCAGCTATGATGGAATGGAGGCATCCGCCCGATTGGGCGCGGCAACCGATGGCGGCGACGAGCAGCAGCAATATAGCGTGGTGGCGGGAAAGACCGGACGCAATCTCGGCTTCATGTTCACCTATAGCTATGACCGCAGCACGGCCATAAAGGCCGGCGACCGTTCATTCACCAACAACGCCTTTCCCAACACGACCATTCTCCCGGCCATGAGACAGCATAGCATAGTGGCGACCGGATATTGGGAACCCACCGACCACCTCACCATCAGCACCGACGCGCTTTTCAGCAATCGTCATTCCATCACCATTCAGCCGCTTATCAGCAACGATTATCGGGATCGAGGATATCGCCGGACACCGCGGAACCAATCCTGGTCAATATCCCCAAAAATAGAATGGAAGCTGCCCGCCGACTGGCTCGCCACATTCATGGGTACCGCAGCACAGGACAAGCTTGAAATCAACTCGCGCCTCTACACAGCAGGTCTGCTGAATTTCGCCTCGGTCGGCAGCTATACCAACAAGTCCCGCATATTGGAGATGAACCTGGAGGGCGCACTCGTCGATCTGCCGGCTGGCGACTTGCGACTCGCCCTCGGTGGCGGCTACCGATCGAACAGGCTGATCGCCGATCTCCAGACGGAAAGAGCGACCGGGACAACGCCTACGGTACAATTTTCAAAAAATCGCAGCAGCTATTACCTCTTTGGCGAAGCCGCCATTCCGATCGTGGCGCCAGAGCAGGACATTGATTTCATTCATGCGCTGTCTCTCAGCGCCGCAGCGCGCTATGAAAGCTATTCGGGCGGAATGGGGCATGTCACGACGCCCAAATTGGGACTCGTCTACGCCCCGTCGAAAGATATCAATCTCAAATTTTCATGGGGCCGCTCGTTCAAGACACCGACGCTCTACCAACAGTTTCTCGATTATACGGCGCAGTTGGTGCCGATCAGTGATTTTGGCGGCAGTGCCTACCCCGCTTCAGCTACGGCGCTCTACATCTCTGGTGGCAATGCTGATCTCAGGCCCGAGCGGGCCACCACAATGGCCGCGACGTTTGAGATACATCCGGCCGCGCTGCCTGGGCTTAAGATGAGCACAAGCCTCTTCCACATCCGTTACAAGAACAGGATCGCCACGCCGATCGCCTCGACGACCGGTCTATTGTCCAACCCCGCCTATCAGTCCCTGGTCAACCTTAGTCCCACCGAGGCACTCATCGAAGCTTTCATATCGGGATCTCCCACAGGTCTTACGAACCTCACCGACGCGCCTTTCAATATCGACAATGTGGCGGCTATCGTCGACAGCCGATACGTCAATATCGCCCAGCAGACAGCGAAAGGGATCGATCTCGACATAAGCTATTCTGTCAGATTGGCCGCTGGGGATATGATCCATCTGACGGGAAATCTGACCTATCTCGAGAGCCGCCGGAAAGTCACTCCCGTATCCGCCGCGGTCGATACGGCCGGCACCTTGTTTTTCCCGCCGCATTGGCGCGCGCGAGGGGGCGCGGACTGGTCTCATGGCGGTTTCAGCCTGGGGATATTCGGCAATTATATCGGCGGAATCAAGGATCAACGGCTGATGGCCGCCTCATCGATCGACGGCATGACCACCGTCGACATGTCCGCGCGATACCGCACCTCCGATGACAGCGGTATCCTCAACGGAATCGAAATCAGCGCTGCAGCACTCAATATCTTCAACGACAAGCCGGATCGGATCCAGACGACAGCTCGCTACTATCCGACCTTCGACTCCACCAACTATTCCGCAATGGGGCGCTTCATCAGCCTAACGGTGACGAAGAGGTTTCAATGA
- a CDS encoding Atxe2 family lasso peptide isopeptidase has product MIRAIKGLTLSTAALAFAAGTPALADVPADCSDLKPDAVSHETDTQQAITPEKLLRLRDVGLPAAAAVSRHGAITVSPNGKLVAFQIRRVDRTASAYCLGMFVTALNGAHRLIAMDRGGELIRMTIERTGITRFPTGVPQLITPHWSPDSRWIAYLKRINGVTQIWRARADGQGAEQLSSSLDDIEDLGWSPDGTTIIFASRPDYRKIQQQIDEEGEAGFHYDARFVPKASPRPFPYAPIDRAYLAIDVVSRAARPATHEEINLLQLQNDRAKPVGANLFAHGPGGARAWTAIRPSSGYMPQFDLHVVLASGEQFNCRFDTCEGIVGLWWPVGGSSLLFLRREGWGNSQLGLYRWKPGPARRPVRLFVTDDMLASCELVGEQLLCLHEASNQPSRLVFAGLDGHLEPVVDLNPEFRALTFGPTRRLKWRNAFGVQTFGDLVLPPDYDGKRRLPLIIVQYDSRGFLRGGTGDEYPIQPLAARGFAVLSFERPRFTGFARPAKDGDELFRHNLEGWSDLRSVLSSLETITDQLVTQGIADPARVGIAGLSDGTRNIQYALVNSDRFAAASVSSSFEEPGTFLPLAGPAGANSYVASGYPRMEEMAPDFWNCYSLVRNAARLRTPVLMQLSDDEYLGALEPLAALQDKGIPSALYVFPGEHHVKWQPRHRLAVYYRNIAWFEHWLMPDHPSSLAAKWLPADIAPSTVLSRARGDVAAPVQCRAQASASASASRRR; this is encoded by the coding sequence ATGATCCGCGCGATCAAGGGTCTGACGCTTTCGACAGCAGCGCTGGCCTTTGCCGCCGGCACGCCCGCCCTTGCCGACGTGCCGGCGGATTGCAGCGATCTGAAACCGGATGCCGTCTCCCACGAAACAGACACCCAGCAGGCGATCACGCCAGAGAAGCTGCTTCGACTGCGGGATGTAGGACTGCCCGCCGCCGCGGCCGTCTCCAGGCACGGGGCGATAACCGTTTCGCCAAACGGGAAATTGGTCGCCTTTCAAATCCGTCGCGTCGATCGGACGGCGAGTGCCTATTGCCTCGGCATGTTCGTCACAGCCCTCAACGGCGCGCATAGACTGATCGCGATGGACAGAGGCGGCGAACTCATCCGGATGACGATCGAGCGGACCGGCATTACCCGTTTCCCCACTGGGGTACCCCAGCTCATCACGCCACATTGGTCGCCCGATAGTCGCTGGATTGCCTATCTCAAACGCATCAATGGCGTGACACAGATATGGCGCGCCCGGGCAGACGGCCAAGGCGCCGAGCAGCTTTCCTCTTCGCTGGACGACATAGAGGATCTGGGGTGGTCGCCCGATGGAACGACGATCATTTTCGCGAGCCGGCCGGATTATCGCAAGATCCAGCAGCAGATCGACGAAGAGGGCGAGGCCGGCTTTCATTATGATGCCCGGTTCGTTCCCAAGGCAAGCCCCCGGCCCTTTCCTTATGCCCCCATCGATCGCGCCTATCTTGCAATCGATGTCGTATCCAGGGCGGCCCGTCCCGCCACGCACGAGGAAATCAATCTGCTGCAACTGCAGAACGACAGAGCAAAACCGGTCGGCGCCAATCTCTTCGCGCACGGCCCAGGCGGCGCACGCGCCTGGACCGCCATTCGGCCATCGAGCGGCTACATGCCCCAATTTGATCTCCATGTCGTGCTTGCATCGGGAGAGCAGTTCAATTGCCGCTTTGACACTTGCGAGGGCATCGTAGGCCTATGGTGGCCAGTGGGCGGCTCGAGCCTCCTTTTCCTGCGCCGGGAAGGCTGGGGTAACAGCCAGCTCGGTCTGTACCGATGGAAACCAGGCCCTGCCAGGAGACCGGTTAGGCTGTTCGTGACAGACGATATGTTGGCAAGCTGCGAACTGGTGGGTGAGCAGCTGCTATGCCTTCATGAAGCCTCCAACCAGCCGAGCCGGCTTGTGTTCGCCGGTCTTGACGGGCATCTGGAGCCGGTGGTCGACCTCAATCCGGAGTTCAGGGCGTTGACGTTCGGACCCACCCGCCGCCTGAAATGGCGCAATGCCTTTGGCGTCCAAACCTTCGGCGATCTCGTCTTGCCGCCCGACTATGACGGGAAGCGACGGCTCCCCCTCATCATCGTCCAATATGACAGTCGCGGATTCCTGCGCGGCGGCACGGGCGACGAATATCCGATCCAGCCGCTCGCAGCGCGCGGTTTTGCGGTATTGAGTTTCGAACGACCGCGCTTCACCGGGTTCGCTCGCCCCGCGAAGGATGGTGATGAATTGTTCCGGCATAATCTGGAGGGATGGTCGGATTTGCGCAGTGTCCTCTCATCGCTCGAAACCATCACCGATCAGCTTGTCACGCAAGGGATTGCCGATCCCGCGAGAGTGGGCATTGCTGGCCTCAGCGACGGCACAAGGAACATCCAATATGCGTTGGTCAACAGCGACAGGTTCGCGGCAGCTTCCGTCAGCAGTTCCTTCGAGGAGCCGGGCACCTTCCTGCCTCTCGCCGGCCCGGCCGGTGCGAACAGCTATGTCGCGTCCGGCTATCCCCGGATGGAGGAGATGGCACCGGATTTCTGGAATTGCTATTCGCTGGTAAGGAATGCCGCGCGTCTTCGCACGCCGGTCCTCATGCAGCTTTCCGATGATGAATATCTGGGGGCACTGGAACCTCTCGCCGCCTTGCAAGACAAGGGCATTCCCAGCGCGCTCTACGTCTTTCCTGGCGAGCATCATGTCAAATGGCAACCGCGCCATCGTCTCGCCGTCTATTACAGGAATATCGCCTGGTTCGAACATTGGTTGATGCCGGATCATCCCTCTTCGCTTGCCGCCAAATGGCTACCAGCCGACATCGCGCCATCGACTGTGCTTTCTCGCGCGAGGGGAGACGTCGCCGCACCGGTCCAATGCCGGGCCCAGGCCTCCGCATCCGCGAGCGCCAGCAGGCGCAGATAG
- a CDS encoding lasso peptide biosynthesis B2 protein, which translates to MTYALRENLHFSDLGQHIIFLDVSSGRYFTIPSTWNRAFRTIVRGENGSINLREVQRLRDARLIEPSEKAAEESLRAVPIMPIRSLLDERPQRASSYLTARVAWSQWQACRDLRHHGMHCLAKEVAASPVKACEPLRAGEIANRLGWAFAQSAFIMTGADQCLVRSLALARLLRRRNIAASLVLGVTASPFSAHAWVQRGDLLLNDRVERIRTFSPIVSL; encoded by the coding sequence ATGACTTACGCTTTGCGAGAGAATTTGCATTTTTCTGATCTTGGTCAGCATATCATCTTTCTGGATGTGTCGTCTGGCCGGTATTTCACGATTCCTTCGACCTGGAATCGGGCATTTCGTACTATCGTTCGGGGAGAGAACGGCTCCATCAACCTGCGCGAGGTGCAGCGGCTGCGAGATGCCCGGCTAATCGAGCCATCGGAGAAAGCCGCGGAGGAATCCCTTCGCGCAGTACCCATAATGCCGATCAGATCCCTTCTCGACGAGCGACCCCAACGAGCAAGCAGCTATTTGACCGCGCGCGTGGCCTGGTCGCAGTGGCAGGCTTGCCGGGACTTGCGGCATCATGGCATGCATTGCCTCGCAAAGGAGGTCGCCGCATCGCCGGTGAAGGCCTGTGAACCTCTGAGGGCTGGTGAAATCGCGAACCGCCTGGGATGGGCTTTCGCGCAATCGGCTTTTATCATGACCGGGGCGGACCAATGCCTCGTTCGGTCTCTTGCCCTTGCAAGACTGCTGCGCCGTCGCAATATTGCTGCCTCGCTCGTGCTTGGCGTTACGGCCAGCCCATTTTCCGCTCATGCCTGGGTCCAGCGAGGGGATCTCCTTCTGAACGATCGGGTTGAGCGGATTCGGACGTTCAGTCCGATAGTGAGCCTGTGA
- a CDS encoding benenodin family lasso peptide, producing MERDFERNEALIDLGSAVEQTKGIEGKARDVDQSPLTGMGILDE from the coding sequence ATGGAACGTGACTTCGAACGGAATGAAGCGCTGATCGACCTCGGATCGGCTGTCGAGCAGACCAAGGGGATCGAGGGCAAGGCGCGCGATGTGGACCAGTCGCCCCTGACCGGCATGGGTATATTGGACGAGTGA
- a CDS encoding GntR family transcriptional regulator has protein sequence MSPDAVTADRVYRELKRQIMVGELRPGAVLILSQIADSAGTSVSPVRDAILRMVGERLLEMQGGGGFAVPPLTHDRISCFYAWHGDLLRIIVRAINDPIEIGEFPVYDQGKTSDEHHHLANLADELFASLAACSHNPEHLHAVLALEARLHLIRIHENVLPRCLSELESLWNLVRSRNKHSIRTALWHYHRRRLLNVETIFSAMMKNGFIE, from the coding sequence ATGTCGCCCGATGCTGTTACGGCCGATCGCGTCTATCGCGAATTGAAGCGGCAAATCATGGTAGGAGAATTGCGCCCAGGAGCAGTTCTTATACTGAGCCAGATTGCTGATAGCGCTGGAACCAGTGTCTCTCCGGTACGCGACGCAATATTGCGCATGGTCGGCGAACGTCTTCTCGAGATGCAAGGCGGAGGGGGATTTGCCGTTCCTCCTCTCACGCATGACCGCATAAGCTGTTTTTATGCCTGGCACGGCGATCTTCTTCGTATCATTGTTCGCGCTATCAATGACCCCATCGAGATCGGCGAGTTTCCGGTCTATGATCAAGGTAAGACAAGCGATGAACATCATCATCTGGCGAACCTGGCTGATGAGCTCTTCGCGTCATTGGCGGCATGTTCGCATAATCCGGAACATCTCCACGCTGTCCTTGCCCTGGAAGCGCGGCTGCACTTGATTCGGATCCATGAAAATGTGCTGCCGCGGTGTCTTTCCGAGTTGGAATCCCTATGGAATCTCGTGCGTTCGAGGAACAAACATTCCATCAGAACGGCCCTTTGGCATTATCATCGCCGACGTTTGTTGAACGTAGAGACGATTTTTTCGGCCATGATGAAGAATGGATTCATAGAATGA
- a CDS encoding helix-turn-helix domain-containing protein, protein MMSTQSRRPGSRAAILAEVKQISGRRIEERRRDKRMTQKQLAAQVGMGERWLREVESGSPKSRLDDHLRCAHGLGLSASHLLLPMLFLEHQMHFPRQIFDEDMHELEAGCIEFIASYRLKPFLRSIPIPLTDEGIDREA, encoded by the coding sequence ATGATGTCGACTCAGAGCAGGCGGCCGGGTAGCCGCGCCGCTATTCTAGCCGAGGTCAAACAGATCTCGGGCCGCCGCATCGAGGAAAGGCGGCGGGACAAGCGCATGACGCAGAAGCAGCTGGCAGCCCAGGTTGGGATGGGTGAACGCTGGCTCCGGGAAGTCGAATCGGGAAGTCCCAAGTCCCGGCTCGACGACCATTTGCGGTGCGCGCACGGTCTTGGATTGTCGGCATCGCATCTCCTCTTGCCAATGTTGTTTCTGGAGCATCAGATGCACTTTCCACGACAGATTTTCGATGAGGACATGCATGAACTGGAGGCTGGATGCATCGAGTTTATTGCGAGCTATCGTCTGAAACCATTCCTCCGTTCAATCCCGATTCCACTTACGGATGAGGGCATCGACAGGGAGGCCTGA
- a CDS encoding DsbC family protein, translated as MSFSQAAGAALLLGVSIGGAQAQAKPDDVQLLQKAAQDAEQKLRQSFTNLQFEGFEPAPVKGPIYQASAGSRMLYYAPESEHILFATVYDRNGVNVTALAQDARAQRQLAAIDPKQALEIGPKDAPSVIEFTDPDCPYCRALDRFWTAKAAEGKPVRRLVYFVSGIHPEAATKAEHILCAPDREASFKALYAGAKPPALLTCPEGRAKVEADAALVKKVGVSGTPTLIVGGKIISGFDQAEIEAFLGQAYAAKASTHAQR; from the coding sequence ATGAGTTTCTCACAGGCGGCCGGCGCGGCCCTGCTCCTAGGCGTCAGCATCGGCGGCGCCCAAGCCCAGGCAAAGCCCGACGATGTGCAGCTGCTGCAAAAAGCGGCGCAGGACGCCGAGCAGAAGCTCCGCCAGAGCTTCACCAACCTTCAGTTCGAGGGGTTCGAGCCAGCGCCGGTCAAGGGGCCGATCTACCAGGCAAGCGCGGGCAGCCGCATGCTCTATTATGCTCCGGAGAGCGAGCATATCCTTTTCGCGACGGTCTATGACCGCAACGGCGTCAATGTGACGGCGCTGGCCCAGGATGCGCGAGCGCAGCGGCAGCTTGCCGCGATCGATCCCAAACAGGCGCTGGAGATTGGCCCAAAGGACGCGCCTTCGGTGATCGAATTCACCGATCCCGATTGTCCCTATTGCCGCGCGCTCGATCGCTTCTGGACGGCCAAGGCAGCGGAAGGAAAGCCCGTGCGGCGCCTTGTCTATTTCGTCTCAGGCATCCACCCCGAGGCCGCGACCAAGGCGGAACATATCCTCTGCGCGCCCGACAGGGAGGCCAGCTTCAAGGCCCTCTATGCCGGCGCGAAGCCCCCTGCCCTGCTGACATGCCCGGAAGGTCGCGCCAAGGTGGAAGCCGACGCGGCACTGGTGAAAAAGGTGGGCGTCAGCGGTACGCCGACCCTCATCGTGGGCGGCAAGATCATCTCGGGTTTCGACCAGGCGGAGATCGAGGCGTTTCTCGGACAAGCCTATGCGGCGAAGGCGTCCACCCATGCGCAGCGCTAA
- a CDS encoding type IV conjugative transfer system protein TraL gives MDERLPQYLHRPVQILWFGSDEFILVVSTIFVAVIVGGLIGWALILALLLFIPWKRSKPRGFLPHLAWRWGLLGFRHYPGPTQTRFYE, from the coding sequence ATGGACGAACGCCTGCCCCAGTATCTGCATCGGCCGGTCCAGATCCTATGGTTCGGATCGGACGAGTTCATCCTGGTGGTCTCGACCATCTTCGTCGCCGTCATCGTCGGCGGGCTGATCGGATGGGCGCTCATCCTTGCCCTTCTCCTTTTCATCCCCTGGAAGCGCAGCAAACCCCGCGGCTTTCTGCCGCATCTCGCCTGGCGCTGGGGCCTGCTTGGCTTTCGCCATTATCCGGGTCCGACCCAGACCCGCTTTTATGAGTGA
- a CDS encoding TraE/TraK family type IV conjugative transfer system protein, producing the protein MSLFPNRTGREVDPLLGKPPSFGIHRYLQGSSNLFEENRLLKFAIVGLFGITAVLGAVVYSTDQNRRTVVVPFGTGGDLYVTGSKPSTDYLRTMTRNIVALSGTYSAYSADPQFQELLSIVHPNAYNSMRDSLNAVLDELSKNPTLSIATYIRPDQPVSWTDRDIIVPVEKVRIIGGVIRKFRGTLRIGYGVENGRFWITRLSEEKFDAELR; encoded by the coding sequence ATGTCGCTCTTCCCAAACCGAACTGGCCGCGAGGTCGATCCACTCCTTGGCAAACCGCCAAGCTTCGGCATTCACCGCTATCTCCAGGGCTCCTCCAATCTCTTCGAGGAGAACCGCCTGCTCAAATTCGCGATTGTGGGCCTGTTCGGCATCACGGCGGTGCTGGGCGCGGTGGTCTATTCGACCGACCAGAACCGGCGCACCGTGGTCGTGCCCTTTGGCACGGGCGGCGATCTCTATGTGACGGGCTCGAAACCCTCGACGGACTATCTGCGCACCATGACGCGCAACATCGTCGCGCTCTCGGGCACCTATTCCGCCTATTCGGCAGATCCGCAGTTCCAGGAGCTGCTCTCGATCGTCCATCCGAACGCCTATAACAGTATGCGCGACAGCCTCAACGCAGTGCTGGACGAGCTTTCCAAAAACCCGACCCTGTCGATCGCCACCTATATCCGTCCCGACCAGCCGGTCAGCTGGACCGACAGGGACATCATCGTTCCGGTCGAGAAGGTCCGCATCATCGGCGGCGTGATCCGCAAATTCCGGGGCACGCTGCGCATCGGCTACGGCGTCGAGAACGGCCGCTTCTGGATCACCCGCCTTTCGGAGGAAAAATTCGATGCCGAGCTTCGGTAA
- a CDS encoding type-F conjugative transfer system secretin TraK: protein MPSFGKPLRASAALLAMIASAPVFAQSIVALPDQTSTIRLSNRDVNHVICTGGEIEDVKFSAEKAIAVEKGGADAWIKFLVKEVDDAGAVTRSYVTAPSEFFISCNGAIYPLYTEPSDIPAQTVTLVPGSAQRAKANDELLGPLVEEERAVSITLAMLQDRIPASFTAVAPKAERVVLPSLPAARIIERRRVEIEGSGLSASEYRVEADADLGLDERLFLDRAFGARVFAVSADRLSLKAGETARLIIVRRGANQ, encoded by the coding sequence ATGCCGAGCTTCGGTAAACCCCTGCGCGCGTCCGCCGCCCTGCTGGCCATGATCGCGTCGGCGCCGGTCTTCGCCCAGTCCATCGTCGCGCTGCCCGATCAGACCAGCACGATCCGGCTGTCGAACCGCGACGTCAATCATGTGATCTGTACAGGCGGCGAGATCGAGGACGTCAAATTCTCGGCGGAAAAGGCGATCGCGGTCGAGAAGGGCGGCGCGGACGCCTGGATCAAATTCTTGGTGAAGGAAGTCGATGACGCCGGTGCCGTCACGCGCAGCTATGTGACCGCGCCGTCCGAATTCTTCATTTCCTGCAATGGCGCCATCTATCCGCTCTATACCGAGCCCTCGGACATTCCCGCCCAGACCGTCACCCTGGTGCCGGGCAGCGCGCAGCGCGCCAAGGCCAATGACGAATTGCTGGGGCCGCTGGTCGAGGAGGAGCGCGCCGTCTCGATCACGCTCGCTATGCTCCAGGACCGTATCCCGGCGAGCTTCACCGCCGTCGCGCCCAAGGCCGAGCGGGTCGTGCTGCCCTCCCTTCCCGCCGCGCGAATCATCGAACGCCGACGGGTCGAGATAGAGGGTTCCGGTCTTTCGGCATCGGAATATCGGGTCGAAGCGGACGCGGACCTCGGCCTTGATGAGCGGCTGTTCCTCGACCGCGCCTTTGGTGCCCGCGTCTTTGCGGTCAGCGCCGATCGTCTTTCGCTCAAAGCCGGAGAGACCGCCCGCCTCATCATCGTACGGCGGGGAGCAAACCAATGA
- a CDS encoding TraB/VirB10 family protein has product MNEKKQGGKETPQDLGAPIKGFSRPPKDQNEARDGKQGQAKDQGAVRGPTLLDLKTHWRAMSARQKLRAKQVGVGAAVAILGYGLYTASSGSSDDKPDLPAASKLDMGAGLRGDSLETKLRGDLQKVLDGQSLLGDRITAIEEGKVMPGSKVGGTSTDGGDLPSAMTGTLPAFPPPPSDAELDSAMGSIPPPVPPVAPAAPPAPPVEKTVGSIGAATSAIIPAANKEGAGSGNGKKSRTIYLPPGFMKARLLTGIDALASRDATSNPEPLIARVQAPAVLPNDVKANLAGCFVIGNATGSLAKERVEVQLVSLSCVDFDERSVVDQPIKGFFVDTDGKKGLSGKVVTRAGAALARSFIAGTVSGFTSSVENSFGDLSTSALGSVRTLDATDAAKSGIAGGLSKSSDKLTDFYLDLARQAGPIVEVGAAKEVVVVIQEGVTLDIKPSAGSKF; this is encoded by the coding sequence ATGAACGAGAAGAAGCAAGGCGGGAAAGAAACCCCGCAGGATCTTGGCGCCCCGATCAAAGGCTTTTCTCGCCCCCCGAAAGATCAAAATGAGGCCAGGGACGGAAAGCAAGGGCAAGCAAAGGATCAGGGCGCCGTTCGCGGCCCGACCCTGCTCGACCTGAAAACCCACTGGCGCGCCATGTCGGCAAGACAGAAACTGCGCGCCAAGCAGGTGGGCGTGGGAGCAGCGGTCGCGATCCTGGGCTATGGTCTCTACACAGCGTCCAGCGGTTCCTCCGACGACAAGCCCGATCTGCCCGCAGCCTCGAAGCTGGACATGGGCGCGGGCCTGCGCGGTGATAGTCTGGAAACCAAGCTGCGCGGTGACCTGCAAAAGGTGCTCGACGGCCAATCCCTGCTGGGCGATCGCATCACCGCGATCGAGGAGGGCAAGGTCATGCCCGGCAGCAAGGTCGGCGGCACGTCGACCGATGGTGGCGATCTGCCGTCGGCCATGACGGGCACATTGCCGGCCTTCCCGCCGCCACCCAGCGACGCGGAGCTGGACAGCGCGATGGGGTCGATCCCGCCGCCTGTACCGCCGGTCGCTCCGGCCGCGCCGCCCGCGCCCCCAGTCGAGAAGACCGTCGGTTCGATTGGCGCTGCCACCAGCGCCATCATCCCCGCCGCAAACAAGGAGGGCGCCGGGTCCGGCAACGGAAAAAAGTCGCGGACCATCTATTTACCGCCTGGTTTCATGAAGGCACGGCTCCTGACCGGGATCGACGCACTGGCCAGCCGGGACGCGACCTCGAACCCGGAACCGCTGATCGCCCGCGTGCAGGCCCCCGCCGTGCTGCCCAATGATGTGAAAGCCAATCTTGCCGGCTGCTTTGTCATCGGCAATGCCACCGGCAGCCTCGCCAAGGAACGGGTCGAGGTCCAGCTGGTGTCGCTCTCCTGCGTCGATTTCGACGAGCGGTCCGTCGTCGATCAGCCCATCAAGGGCTTCTTCGTCGACACCGATGGAAAGAAGGGGCTTTCGGGCAAGGTCGTGACCCGCGCCGGCGCGGCGCTGGCCCGATCCTTCATCGCCGGGACCGTGAGCGGCTTTACCAGTTCAGTCGAAAACAGCTTCGGGGACCTCTCCACCTCCGCCCTGGGTTCGGTCCGCACGCTCGATGCGACCGATGCCGCAAAGAGCGGCATTGCCGGCGGCCTTTCCAAATCCTCCGACAAGCTCACCGATTTCTATCTCGACCTTGCGCGCCAGGCTGGCCCCATCGTCGAGGTCGGCGCCGCCAAGGAGGTGGTGGTGGTCATCCAGGAGGGCGTGACCCTCGACATCAAACCCAGCGCAGGGAGCAAATTCTGA